A single region of the Acidobacteriota bacterium genome encodes:
- a CDS encoding thiamine pyrophosphate-requiring protein yields the protein MGPPASGTFLVPGIVAAPLPTQNLRSSSVKVAQGVAEYLKREGVEFIVAYPVNPIIEAAAVADIRTVIVRQERIGLHMADAVSRLSSGKQLGVFTMQSGPGTENAFGGVAQAYGESAPILVMPMGYSRRAMHVAPNFNAVANFQHVTKWCEPLSMGKALPEVMRRAFTQLRSGRPGPVMVEVPADVFGEDVPDDLGPRPSGAVRVGPDPDLVRDAAAMLSAAERPVIYAGQGVHYAEAWDELLRLAELLNAPVTTSLGGKSAFNEDHPLSLGSGGRAVPKTVHEFLGAADVIFGIGCSFTTTAFGIYFGKYPQAKYLHSTLDPVDLNKNVASDCVVAGDAKLTLAALIGELEGRSLPHAASRAESVPAEIERIRAGWLDEWMPKLTSNGAPLSPYRVLWDLMHSVDRDNVIITHDAGSPRDQISPFWRSTTPLSYIGWGKTTQLGYGLGLAMGAKLAQPDKLCINVWGDAAIGFTGMDFETAVRERLPILSILFNNFSMAIELPIMQVATEKYRSTDISGHYADMAKAFGGYGERVTEPAEIVPAIRRGIAATESGTPALLEFITEKEIGISSY from the coding sequence TTGGGTCCTCCAGCTTCTGGGACTTTCCTGGTTCCGGGTATCGTAGCCGCCCCTCTCCCCACCCAGAATCTCAGGAGTTCCAGCGTGAAGGTAGCCCAGGGCGTCGCCGAGTACCTCAAGCGGGAGGGCGTCGAGTTCATCGTCGCTTACCCGGTCAACCCGATCATCGAGGCCGCGGCCGTGGCGGACATCCGCACCGTGATCGTCCGCCAGGAGCGGATCGGCCTGCACATGGCCGACGCGGTCAGCCGGCTGAGCTCGGGCAAACAGCTCGGCGTGTTCACGATGCAGAGCGGGCCCGGGACCGAGAATGCCTTCGGCGGTGTTGCCCAGGCCTACGGCGAGTCGGCGCCCATCCTGGTCATGCCGATGGGGTACAGCCGCCGGGCGATGCACGTGGCGCCGAACTTCAACGCGGTGGCCAACTTCCAGCACGTGACGAAGTGGTGCGAGCCGCTCAGCATGGGTAAGGCGCTGCCCGAAGTGATGCGCCGGGCCTTCACCCAGCTACGTTCCGGCCGGCCGGGACCGGTGATGGTCGAGGTGCCGGCCGACGTCTTCGGCGAAGACGTGCCGGACGATCTGGGACCCCGCCCGAGCGGTGCCGTGCGCGTGGGGCCCGATCCGGACCTGGTCCGGGACGCGGCGGCGATGCTGTCGGCGGCCGAGCGGCCGGTGATCTACGCCGGCCAGGGCGTCCACTACGCGGAGGCCTGGGACGAACTGCTTCGTCTGGCGGAGCTGCTGAACGCGCCGGTGACGACCAGCCTCGGCGGCAAGAGCGCCTTCAACGAGGATCACCCGCTGTCGCTCGGCTCGGGCGGCCGCGCGGTGCCGAAGACGGTTCACGAGTTCCTGGGCGCGGCGGACGTGATCTTCGGCATCGGCTGCAGTTTCACGACGACCGCGTTCGGCATCTACTTCGGCAAGTACCCGCAGGCGAAGTACCTGCACTCGACGCTCGACCCGGTCGACCTGAACAAGAACGTCGCATCGGACTGCGTCGTGGCGGGCGACGCCAAGCTGACCCTCGCCGCCCTGATCGGGGAGCTGGAAGGCCGGTCGCTGCCGCACGCGGCCTCGCGGGCCGAGTCCGTGCCGGCCGAGATCGAGCGGATCCGCGCCGGGTGGCTCGACGAGTGGATGCCGAAACTCACGTCGAACGGTGCGCCGCTCTCGCCCTACCGCGTGCTCTGGGACCTGATGCACTCGGTCGACCGCGACAACGTGATCATCACCCACGACGCCGGTTCACCGCGCGACCAGATCTCGCCGTTCTGGCGCAGCACGACGCCGCTCTCCTACATCGGCTGGGGCAAGACGACCCAGCTTGGCTACGGCCTCGGCCTGGCGATGGGCGCCAAGCTCGCCCAGCCCGACAAGCTCTGCATCAACGTCTGGGGCGACGCCGCGATCGGCTTCACCGGCATGGACTTCGAGACTGCGGTCCGCGAACGCCTGCCGATCCTGTCCATCCTGTTCAACAACTTCTCGATGGCGATCGAGCTGCCGATCATGCAGGTGGCGACCGAGAAGTACCGCAGCACGGACATCTCCGGCCACTACGCCGACATGGCGAAGGCCTTCGGCGGCTACGGCGAACGGGTGACCGAGCCGGCGGAGATCGTCCCGGCGATCCGCCGCGGCATCGCGGCGACCGAGTCGGGGACGCCGGCCCTGCTCGAGTTCATCACCGAGAAGGAGATCGGCATCTCCAGCTACTAG